One Streptomyces sp. NBC_00554 DNA segment encodes these proteins:
- a CDS encoding flavin monoamine oxidase family protein — MTSTHSTRNVEKRWSREADVVVIGAGLAGLTAARELVAAGKSVAVLEARDRVGGRLLNHELGDGQVTEIGGQFVGPTQDRILALAKEVGVAAYEAAVPGERVYVRDGKARRFAGHTPPDLLALPDMGIALARIGQAAGKVPPAAPWRAPNARDLDGMTYETWLRKAEITGDAVDLINIFLNSAYGGEARDASALFSLWYVSTFGDETHPGTMERGTGTSGGAQDSRFVGGSQLVATRLAEELDGRVHLSAPVRRISQDSDGVTVVSDAGDWRAGQVIVAVPPVLASRIVWDPLLPPQQEQLFQRLPFGTLMKCVAVYDTPFWRAEGLSGMGLLRGGSPIREMFDNSPPDGGPGVLMGFLGGKEWRKWAHRPAGERRGAVLRSFAQVVGERAYDTVDYVEQDWTAEQWTQGGPTSVAAPGVLTEYGEWMGRSFGRVHWAGSEFSPYWNGFMDGAVRSGEHAATELLHQS, encoded by the coding sequence ATGACCAGTACGCACAGCACCCGGAACGTCGAGAAGCGCTGGAGTCGGGAGGCCGACGTCGTCGTGATCGGCGCGGGGCTGGCCGGACTCACCGCGGCGCGTGAGCTCGTCGCGGCAGGCAAGTCCGTAGCCGTCCTGGAGGCCCGCGACCGGGTCGGCGGCCGACTGCTCAACCATGAGCTCGGCGACGGCCAAGTGACCGAGATCGGGGGGCAGTTCGTCGGCCCCACCCAAGACCGCATCCTGGCGCTGGCCAAGGAGGTCGGCGTGGCCGCGTACGAGGCCGCCGTGCCCGGCGAGCGGGTCTACGTCCGCGACGGCAAGGCCAGGCGGTTCGCCGGGCACACTCCGCCGGACCTCCTCGCGCTGCCGGACATGGGCATCGCCCTGGCCCGCATCGGCCAGGCGGCGGGCAAGGTACCCCCGGCGGCACCGTGGCGGGCCCCGAACGCCCGTGACCTGGACGGCATGACCTACGAGACCTGGCTGCGCAAGGCCGAGATCACCGGCGACGCCGTCGACCTGATCAACATCTTCCTCAACTCCGCGTACGGCGGCGAGGCGCGCGACGCGTCGGCACTGTTCAGCCTCTGGTACGTCTCGACGTTCGGCGACGAGACGCATCCGGGCACCATGGAGCGCGGCACCGGTACCTCCGGCGGTGCGCAGGACAGCCGGTTCGTCGGCGGCTCGCAGCTGGTCGCGACCCGGCTGGCCGAGGAACTCGACGGCCGCGTCCATCTGTCGGCTCCGGTACGCCGTATCAGCCAGGACTCCGACGGGGTCACCGTGGTCTCCGACGCCGGCGACTGGCGGGCCGGCCAGGTGATCGTCGCCGTACCGCCGGTCCTGGCCTCGCGCATCGTCTGGGACCCGCTGCTGCCGCCGCAGCAGGAGCAGCTGTTCCAGCGGCTGCCCTTCGGCACGCTCATGAAGTGCGTGGCCGTCTACGACACACCGTTCTGGCGGGCCGAGGGCCTGTCCGGCATGGGCCTGCTGCGGGGCGGCTCGCCGATCCGCGAGATGTTCGACAACTCCCCGCCCGACGGCGGACCGGGCGTGCTCATGGGATTCCTCGGCGGCAAGGAATGGCGGAAGTGGGCGCACCGCCCGGCGGGCGAGCGCCGCGGCGCGGTGCTGCGCTCCTTCGCCCAGGTCGTCGGGGAGCGGGCCTACGACACCGTCGACTACGTCGAGCAGGACTGGACCGCCGAGCAGTGGACCCAGGGCGGCCCGACGTCCGTCGCCGCTCCCGGCGTGCTGACCGAGTACGGGGAGTGGATGGGCCGGAGTTTCGGGCGCGTGCACTGGGCGGGGTCCGAGTTCTCCCCCTACTGGAACGGCTTCATGGACGGCGCGGTCCGCTCCGGCGAGCACGCCGCCACCGAACTCCTCCACCAGAGCTGA
- a CDS encoding MMPL family transporter — protein MAVLLHRLGHSAYRHRKLVLGIWLFVLAALITCVSVFGGKLDDRFSVPGTESQRALDSLSKTLPEASGASAQIVFTAPEGHRVTEAPYTAVIAEAVAEAERAPQVGEVVDPQASGAVSADRSTAIVQVQYPVQIAEVRTSSVDAIEDAARAAETDGLRTSVGGSVFSSKGVHIGPSEIIGVAVALLVLVVTFGSLLAAGMALLPALIGVALGLAGLLALAPAVSISSTAVTLALMLGLAVGIDYVLFILSRHRQQLARGTDPKESVALAVGTAGSAVVFAGVTVIIALAALSVIGIPFLTTMGLGAAGAVLIAVLAAITLVPAVAGFAGSRLAPKPGSRAGRRAADAEGASDAEGASDAEGASDAEEASDAEEAADVEGAGDGEGSAGRATMGTRWTKWVIAKPLLTVLAVAGILVTLTLPAMDLRLALPDNGSAPHASTERKAYDTISDKFGPGFNGPLLVLVESNNGTAATRSQVGAQVAQKLGTLKNVKAVLPPQPTSDPAQSVITVLPASGPDSVRTDQLVRDIREAAPGIRDTTGATVAVTGTTAVNIDVSTRLSDSLLPFVAIVVGLSLLLLMIVFRSLVIPVKAAVGFLLSVGASLGLVVAVFQWGWLADVLDVPHSGPVVSFLPIILIGVLFGLAMDYEVFLVSGMREEWAHTGRARQSVVDGARHSVRVVTAAALIMFTVFAGFFPLDDALIKPIAFALAVGVAIDAFAVRMTLVPAVLALAGRGAWWLPAWLDRILPDLDVEGSSLQKAGPAGSEDPEVVSLAPAQGRGTATDLTATGSTTAGSTTAGSTRAGSTTADSATTGRGERREASGSR, from the coding sequence ATGGCCGTCCTGCTTCACCGGCTGGGCCACAGCGCCTACCGACACCGAAAGCTCGTCCTGGGGATATGGCTCTTCGTGCTGGCCGCGCTCATCACGTGCGTCAGCGTCTTCGGCGGCAAGCTCGACGACCGCTTCTCGGTGCCGGGCACCGAGTCTCAGCGGGCGTTGGACAGCCTGAGCAAGACCCTTCCGGAAGCCTCGGGCGCGAGCGCCCAGATCGTCTTCACCGCGCCCGAGGGCCACCGGGTCACCGAAGCGCCCTATACGGCGGTGATCGCCGAGGCCGTGGCGGAGGCCGAGCGGGCACCCCAGGTCGGTGAGGTCGTCGATCCGCAGGCCTCCGGCGCGGTCTCGGCCGACCGGAGCACGGCGATCGTCCAGGTCCAGTACCCCGTGCAGATCGCGGAGGTCCGTACGTCATCGGTGGACGCGATCGAGGACGCGGCCCGGGCGGCCGAGACGGACGGGCTGCGGACATCGGTGGGCGGTTCCGTCTTCAGCAGCAAGGGAGTTCACATCGGTCCGTCGGAGATCATCGGCGTGGCCGTGGCGCTGCTCGTCCTCGTCGTCACCTTCGGTTCGCTGCTGGCCGCCGGTATGGCACTGCTGCCCGCGCTGATCGGTGTGGCCCTCGGTCTGGCCGGGCTGCTCGCTCTCGCGCCCGCGGTCAGCATCTCCTCCACGGCCGTCACGCTCGCCCTGATGCTGGGCCTGGCCGTCGGCATCGACTACGTCCTGTTCATCCTCTCGCGCCACCGCCAGCAACTGGCCCGCGGAACCGATCCGAAGGAATCCGTCGCGCTGGCCGTCGGTACGGCCGGAAGCGCCGTGGTCTTCGCCGGCGTCACCGTGATCATCGCGCTCGCCGCGCTGAGCGTCATCGGCATCCCGTTTCTGACGACGATGGGTCTCGGTGCCGCCGGCGCCGTCCTGATCGCCGTACTGGCCGCGATCACCCTCGTCCCCGCCGTCGCGGGATTCGCCGGCTCGCGGCTTGCCCCCAAGCCCGGCAGCCGCGCCGGGCGGCGGGCTGCCGATGCCGAGGGGGCCAGCGATGCCGAGGGGGCCAGCGATGCCGAGGGGGCCAGCGATGCCGAGGAGGCCAGCGATGCCGAGGAGGCCGCCGATGTCGAGGGGGCGGGCGACGGCGAGGGGAGCGCCGGCCGCGCCACCATGGGTACCCGCTGGACGAAGTGGGTCATCGCCAAGCCGCTGCTGACCGTGCTCGCCGTCGCGGGGATCCTGGTGACCCTCACGCTGCCGGCCATGGACCTGCGCCTGGCGCTTCCCGACAACGGCTCCGCGCCGCACGCCTCCACCGAACGCAAGGCCTACGACACGATCAGCGACAAGTTCGGTCCCGGCTTCAACGGCCCCCTGCTCGTACTCGTCGAGTCCAACAACGGTACGGCTGCGACGAGGTCACAGGTCGGCGCTCAGGTGGCCCAGAAGCTGGGGACCCTCAAGAACGTCAAGGCCGTCCTGCCGCCCCAGCCCACCAGCGACCCGGCGCAGAGTGTCATCACCGTGCTCCCCGCCTCCGGCCCCGACAGCGTCCGCACCGACCAACTCGTCCGAGACATCCGCGAAGCCGCGCCCGGCATCCGTGACACCACCGGCGCCACGGTCGCCGTCACCGGCACCACCGCAGTCAACATCGACGTCTCCACCCGCCTCAGCGACTCCCTGCTGCCCTTCGTCGCCATCGTCGTCGGCCTCAGCCTGCTCCTGCTGATGATCGTCTTCCGGTCGCTGGTCATCCCCGTCAAGGCCGCCGTCGGCTTCCTGCTCTCGGTGGGCGCCTCGCTCGGTCTGGTCGTCGCCGTCTTCCAGTGGGGCTGGCTGGCCGACGTCCTCGACGTGCCGCACAGCGGTCCGGTCGTCAGCTTCCTGCCGATCATTCTGATCGGGGTGCTGTTCGGACTGGCCATGGACTACGAGGTGTTCCTCGTGTCCGGGATGCGCGAGGAATGGGCCCACACCGGCCGGGCCCGCCAGTCGGTCGTCGACGGGGCGCGGCACAGCGTTCGGGTCGTCACCGCCGCCGCCCTGATCATGTTCACCGTCTTCGCCGGCTTCTTCCCCCTGGACGACGCCCTGATCAAACCCATCGCTTTCGCCCTGGCCGTCGGCGTGGCCATCGACGCCTTCGCCGTCCGCATGACGCTCGTACCGGCGGTACTCGCCCTCGCGGGCCGGGGCGCCTGGTGGCTGCCGGCCTGGCTGGACAGGATCCTGCCGGACCTCGACGTCGAGGGGAGCAGCCTCCAGAAGGCGGGACCGGCGGGCTCCGAGGATCCTGAGGTCGTCTCGCTTGCGCCGGCCCAAGGGCGTGGCACCGCGACGGACTTGACCGCGACGGGCTCGACGACGGCGGGCTCGACGACGGCGGGCTCGACCAGGGCGGGCTCGACGACGGCGGACTCGGCCACGACCGGTCGCGGCGAGCGGCGCGAAGCTTCCGGCAGCCGTTGA
- a CDS encoding FAD-dependent oxidoreductase has product MIPEADILVVGGGLGGVAAALAACRAGRSVVLTEETDWIGGQLTSQAVPPDEHPWVERFGTTASYRRLREEIRSYYRHWYPLRAEALALADLNPGAGRVSKLCHEPRVALAVLEGMLAPHRAAGRLTVLTEHRPVSAESDNDVVRSVTLKDLRDGTHRTLTARYVLDATETGELLHLAGVEHANGAEARAEFDEPHAPDEAQPLNQQGITVTFALSHHEGEDHTIDRPEDFDFWRTYQPSFWPGPLLGFEAPDPRTMEPVPRTFVPNPALDPLGVSADQSADAGDKELWGFRRILARKLHSPGAFDSDITLVNWPLNDYWLKPYIGQEAEALREARQLSLSLLYWLQTEAPRTDGGTGFPGLRIRPDVTGTADGLAKAAYVRESRRIKAVTTVTEHDVAIDLVGPYGGTKHRDSVGVGSYRIDLHPSTGGDNYIDIGSVPFEIPLGALVPRRVRNLLPAGKNIGTTHITNGCYRLHPVEWNVGEVAGALAAHCVNEDVEPHQVQAEDKRFEEFARLLDRDGVQRHWPDVRGY; this is encoded by the coding sequence GTGATACCCGAAGCCGACATCCTCGTCGTGGGCGGCGGCCTTGGCGGCGTGGCCGCCGCACTCGCCGCCTGCCGGGCAGGACGCAGCGTCGTGCTCACCGAGGAGACGGACTGGATCGGCGGCCAGCTCACCAGCCAGGCCGTACCGCCCGACGAGCACCCGTGGGTCGAGCGGTTCGGCACGACCGCCTCGTACCGCCGGCTGCGTGAGGAGATCCGGAGCTACTACCGCCACTGGTACCCGCTGCGGGCCGAGGCCCTGGCGCTCGCCGACCTCAACCCGGGAGCGGGCCGCGTCAGCAAGCTCTGCCACGAGCCGAGGGTCGCCCTCGCCGTCCTGGAGGGCATGCTCGCGCCCCACCGGGCAGCCGGGCGGCTGACCGTACTCACCGAGCACCGGCCGGTCTCCGCCGAGTCCGACAACGATGTCGTACGGTCGGTGACCCTGAAGGACCTGCGCGACGGGACGCATCGCACTCTCACCGCGCGTTACGTCCTGGACGCCACCGAGACGGGCGAACTCCTCCATCTCGCGGGCGTCGAGCACGCGAACGGGGCCGAGGCACGCGCCGAGTTCGACGAGCCACACGCCCCCGACGAGGCCCAGCCCCTCAACCAGCAGGGCATCACCGTCACCTTCGCGCTCTCCCACCACGAGGGCGAGGACCACACCATCGACCGCCCGGAGGACTTCGACTTCTGGCGCACCTACCAGCCCTCGTTCTGGCCGGGCCCGCTGCTCGGCTTCGAGGCACCCGATCCGCGCACGATGGAGCCGGTGCCGCGGACCTTCGTACCGAATCCGGCCCTCGACCCGCTCGGCGTCTCCGCCGACCAGAGCGCCGACGCCGGTGACAAGGAGCTTTGGGGCTTCCGCCGCATCCTCGCCCGCAAGCTGCACTCCCCGGGCGCCTTCGATTCCGACATCACGCTCGTCAACTGGCCGCTCAACGACTACTGGCTCAAGCCGTACATCGGACAGGAGGCCGAAGCGCTGCGCGAGGCACGTCAGTTGTCGCTGTCGCTGCTGTACTGGCTGCAGACCGAGGCGCCGCGCACGGACGGCGGCACCGGATTCCCGGGCCTGCGGATCCGCCCGGACGTGACCGGCACGGCGGACGGCCTGGCCAAGGCCGCGTACGTCCGCGAGTCCCGCCGTATCAAAGCCGTCACCACCGTCACCGAGCACGACGTGGCGATCGACCTGGTCGGCCCATACGGCGGCACCAAGCACCGGGACTCCGTCGGCGTCGGCAGCTACCGCATCGACCTGCATCCCTCGACCGGCGGCGACAACTACATCGACATCGGGTCCGTGCCGTTCGAGATCCCGCTCGGCGCGCTCGTGCCGCGCCGGGTGCGCAACCTGCTGCCCGCCGGCAAGAACATCGGCACCACGCACATCACCAACGGCTGCTACCGGCTCCACCCGGTGGAGTGGAACGTCGGCGAGGTCGCCGGTGCCCTGGCCGCGCACTGCGTCAACGAGGACGTCGAACCGCACCAGGTGCAGGCCGAGGACAAGCGGTTCGAGGAGTTCGCGCGGCTGCTCGACCGCGACGGAGTGCAACGCCACTGGCCGGACGTACGCGGCTACTGA
- a CDS encoding hydantoinase/oxoprolinase family protein, translating into MNTHRIRVGIDVGGTFTDAVAVDATTLELLGQVKVPTSHHHEDGVAHGIVEALDRLLEQTGCAPADVAFLAHGTTQATNALLEGDVATVGLIGIGTGPAAVLTRRLASFGKLELAPGKRLPLVYAHVTDPQDTAAVRSAVEQLKGEGAQVLVASQPFSVDRPEGEQTVLDAARPYGLPMTAAHEITSLYGLHKRTRTAVVNAAILPRMLATADLVDASITKAGVTAPLMVMRCDGGVMALGEMRRRPLLTVLSGPAAGVAGALMQERVSEGVFLETGGTSTDISVVRRGKVAVRHATILGKTSYLSALDVRTVGVGGGSMVRIGEGRVTGVGPRSAHIAGLPYACFASPDQLRDAKVDTVRPMDGDPADYAVLDAEGGRFAVTMTCAANALGRVPEGDFARCDPESARAAIEPLAAHLGTDVATAATRILDAGIAQVKSVVDAMIRDYRLDKDTAVLVGGGGGAASVTPHLAHTSGMEGRIARHNEVISPIGVALALVREQVERIVPGGATQEQILAVRAEAERAVVAQGAAAEGVEVEITVDPQTNTVRAVATGATELRTQDRSHRADDTERLHAAAASLKTDPAAVQVLAGTAAHTVYGTETRRRLRPTRRPIRIVDVDGVVRHHAADARVETTTVAGAPEVLARLVGESTSYGDGGVRAPALRLLLGSRIADLSGVLDPQPLLALARSELRARAADEPVVAVLEVRS; encoded by the coding sequence ATGAACACACACCGCATCCGCGTCGGCATCGACGTGGGCGGAACCTTCACCGACGCCGTGGCCGTGGACGCCACGACCCTCGAACTCCTGGGGCAGGTCAAGGTCCCCACCAGCCACCATCACGAGGACGGCGTCGCACACGGCATCGTCGAGGCGCTCGACCGGCTCCTGGAGCAGACCGGCTGCGCCCCGGCCGACGTCGCCTTCCTGGCGCACGGCACGACCCAGGCTACCAACGCCCTCCTGGAGGGCGACGTGGCGACCGTCGGACTGATCGGCATCGGGACCGGCCCCGCAGCGGTGCTCACCCGCCGCCTCGCCTCGTTCGGCAAGCTCGAACTCGCCCCCGGCAAAAGGCTTCCGCTGGTCTACGCACATGTCACCGACCCTCAGGACACGGCAGCCGTCCGCAGCGCCGTCGAGCAGTTGAAGGGCGAAGGCGCCCAAGTCCTCGTCGCCAGCCAGCCGTTCAGCGTCGACCGTCCCGAGGGCGAGCAGACCGTCCTGGACGCGGCACGGCCGTACGGGCTGCCGATGACCGCCGCGCACGAGATCACCTCGCTGTACGGGCTGCACAAGCGCACCCGCACCGCCGTGGTCAACGCTGCGATCCTGCCCCGCATGCTGGCCACCGCCGACCTCGTCGACGCCTCCATCACCAAGGCCGGCGTGACCGCGCCGCTGATGGTGATGCGCTGCGACGGCGGTGTGATGGCGCTCGGCGAGATGCGCCGCCGGCCGCTCCTGACGGTTCTGTCGGGACCGGCGGCCGGAGTCGCGGGCGCCCTGATGCAGGAGCGGGTGAGCGAGGGCGTGTTCCTGGAGACCGGAGGCACCTCGACCGACATCAGCGTCGTACGCCGCGGCAAGGTCGCCGTCCGGCACGCCACCATCCTCGGCAAGACCTCGTATCTGAGCGCCCTCGACGTGCGCACCGTCGGCGTCGGCGGCGGCTCCATGGTGCGGATCGGCGAAGGCCGGGTGACGGGCGTGGGGCCGCGCAGCGCCCACATCGCGGGGCTGCCGTACGCCTGCTTCGCCTCCCCCGACCAGCTGCGCGACGCCAAGGTGGACACCGTCCGACCCATGGACGGCGACCCCGCCGACTACGCCGTGCTCGACGCGGAGGGCGGGCGGTTCGCCGTCACGATGACCTGTGCCGCCAACGCCCTCGGCCGCGTCCCGGAGGGCGACTTCGCCCGCTGCGACCCCGAGAGCGCGCGTGCCGCGATCGAGCCGCTGGCCGCCCATCTCGGCACCGATGTCGCGACCGCGGCGACGCGGATCCTCGACGCGGGCATCGCCCAGGTGAAGTCGGTGGTGGACGCCATGATCCGCGACTACCGCCTCGACAAGGACACGGCGGTCCTCGTCGGCGGGGGCGGCGGTGCCGCGTCCGTCACCCCGCACCTGGCGCACACCAGCGGGATGGAGGGCCGGATCGCCCGCCACAACGAGGTCATCAGCCCCATCGGCGTCGCCCTCGCGCTCGTACGGGAACAGGTCGAGCGGATCGTGCCCGGTGGTGCCACGCAGGAGCAGATCCTCGCCGTCCGGGCCGAGGCGGAGCGGGCGGTCGTCGCCCAGGGCGCCGCCGCCGAAGGCGTCGAGGTCGAGATCACCGTCGACCCGCAGACCAACACCGTGCGCGCGGTCGCGACCGGCGCCACCGAACTGCGCACCCAGGACCGGTCCCACCGCGCCGACGACACCGAGCGCCTGCATGCCGCGGCGGCCAGTCTCAAGACCGATCCCGCAGCCGTCCAGGTCCTCGCGGGCACCGCCGCCCACACCGTCTACGGCACCGAGACGCGCCGCCGACTGCGGCCGACCCGCCGCCCCATACGGATCGTCGACGTGGACGGCGTCGTACGCCACCACGCCGCCGACGCCCGCGTGGAGACCACCACCGTGGCCGGCGCCCCGGAGGTGCTCGCCCGGCTGGTGGGCGAGTCCACCTCGTACGGCGACGGCGGGGTGCGCGCTCCCGCCCTGCGGCTGCTGCTCGGCTCCCGCATCGCCGACCTGTCCGGCGTCCTCGATCCCCAGCCGCTGCTGGCGCTGGCCCGCAGCGAGTTGCGGGCCCGCGCCGCCGACGAGCCGGTGGTCGCGGTACTGGAGGTGCGGTCATGA
- a CDS encoding TetR/AcrR family transcriptional regulator yields the protein MAHVSAAERRPQLIKAAIDFMTREGVAAGSTRAIAAELGVAQATVHYTFGTKEGLYRAVMEQLTQDLVAQVEQAAPTDGGFEETVGALAAALWRTVREQPASHQLLTELMMSALRSPALREALETHYRGVVEVTARLITEAAERTGRPLAQPVDTIARFFLAGFDGLTMQRLSLPDEEAERTCLEAFVSAVVAMADGRLDLVPVPVS from the coding sequence ATGGCTCACGTTTCCGCGGCCGAGCGCCGTCCTCAGCTGATCAAAGCGGCCATCGACTTCATGACGAGGGAAGGGGTCGCGGCCGGTAGTACGCGTGCCATCGCCGCCGAGCTGGGGGTGGCCCAGGCCACGGTGCACTACACCTTCGGCACGAAGGAAGGGCTGTACCGCGCCGTCATGGAGCAGCTCACGCAGGATCTGGTGGCGCAGGTCGAGCAGGCGGCGCCGACCGACGGCGGTTTCGAGGAGACGGTCGGCGCGCTGGCGGCCGCGCTGTGGCGGACGGTGCGTGAGCAGCCCGCCAGCCATCAGCTCCTCACGGAGCTGATGATGTCCGCGCTCCGCTCGCCCGCCCTGAGAGAGGCCCTCGAAACCCACTACCGGGGGGTGGTCGAGGTGACGGCGAGGCTGATCACCGAGGCGGCGGAGCGTACCGGGCGGCCCCTCGCCCAGCCTGTCGACACGATCGCGCGGTTCTTCCTCGCCGGCTTCGACGGGCTCACGATGCAACGTCTCTCGCTCCCCGACGAGGAGGCCGAGCGCACCTGCCTCGAGGCCTTCGTGTCCGCCGTGGTGGCCATGGCCGACGGTCGGCTGGACCTGGTGCCGGTACCGGTGAGCTGA
- a CDS encoding TRAP transporter large permease subunit — translation MGVVILLVMAAGVALMLTRRLPTAFALALLAVAIAFLAGAPLTGKNSVLDTVLQEGAPTLAATMIAIILGSWLGKLLDETGIAGTLVRKIVEFGGDRPTVVALGVLAVSALVGTVTGSAPAAMLAGIIGIPAMIAVGVPKVTAAGTVLMGIAVGIPFELPLWQFFSTALELPIPTVRGFMVKLFPFALAAALAFVLVETRRRGTEHAWSLKSVDAKPRSRREELGDAPWYALLAPAVPLVLALGFELAIIPSLLAGVLYALVTTTRPGAMNKRLLRTLYGGFEVAAPPLVLFIAIGILLAAVKLPGAVDALEPLVKAVSPHNPVVFVLVFTLLVPLCLYRGPLNVFGLGAGIAGVLIATGIYPAVAVLGMATSYNQVFGVADPTSTQTVWSAQYAGVTPQQVMVRTLPYVWAVALGGLCVTAATYL, via the coding sequence ATGGGTGTCGTCATCCTTCTCGTCATGGCGGCCGGTGTCGCCCTGATGCTCACCCGCAGACTGCCCACCGCCTTCGCCCTTGCCCTGCTCGCCGTCGCCATCGCCTTTCTCGCCGGGGCACCGCTCACCGGCAAGAACAGCGTGCTGGACACCGTCCTCCAGGAAGGCGCGCCCACCCTGGCCGCCACCATGATCGCGATCATTCTGGGCTCCTGGCTGGGCAAACTCCTCGACGAGACCGGCATCGCGGGCACCCTCGTCCGCAAGATCGTCGAGTTCGGCGGTGACCGCCCGACCGTCGTGGCCCTCGGTGTCCTCGCCGTGTCCGCACTCGTCGGTACGGTGACCGGCTCGGCACCCGCCGCCATGCTCGCCGGCATCATCGGCATCCCCGCCATGATCGCCGTCGGCGTGCCCAAGGTGACCGCCGCGGGCACGGTACTGATGGGCATCGCCGTGGGCATCCCCTTCGAGCTGCCGCTGTGGCAGTTCTTCTCCACCGCGCTGGAACTGCCGATCCCGACCGTGCGCGGCTTCATGGTGAAACTCTTCCCGTTCGCCCTGGCCGCCGCTCTCGCGTTCGTCCTCGTCGAGACGCGAAGGCGGGGCACCGAGCACGCCTGGTCGCTCAAGTCCGTTGACGCGAAGCCTCGTTCACGACGCGAGGAGCTGGGCGACGCGCCCTGGTACGCATTGCTCGCCCCCGCCGTGCCGCTCGTTCTCGCCCTGGGCTTCGAACTCGCCATCATTCCCTCGCTGTTGGCGGGCGTCCTGTACGCGCTGGTCACCACGACCCGGCCCGGCGCGATGAACAAGCGGCTACTGCGCACCCTGTACGGCGGTTTCGAGGTGGCCGCCCCGCCGCTCGTCCTGTTCATCGCCATCGGCATCCTGCTCGCGGCCGTGAAACTGCCCGGCGCCGTCGACGCACTCGAACCGCTCGTCAAGGCCGTCAGCCCGCACAACCCCGTGGTGTTCGTCCTCGTCTTCACGCTCCTCGTCCCGCTGTGCCTCTACCGCGGCCCCCTCAACGTGTTCGGGCTCGGCGCGGGCATCGCCGGCGTCCTCATCGCCACCGGCATCTACCCCGCGGTCGCCGTCCTCGGCATGGCCACCTCGTACAACCAGGTGTTCGGCGTCGCCGACCCCACCAGCACACAGACCGTGTGGAGTGCCCAGTACGCGGGCGTCACTCCCCAACAGGTCATGGTGCGCACCCTGCCGTACGTCTGGGCGGTCGCCCTCGGCGGCCTGTGCGTCACCGCCGCCACCTACCTCTGA
- a CDS encoding SRPBCC family protein — MTKFHVTERAIINAPVERVWEVISRTDRYAEWVAGAIEVTDHHGIATVGRTYAERNRTLGPLRTDSVWTVMEIDPLRRRVDTGIGFAPLKEVTSIFEFLPVRSAEGRDATQMTYKVEYVIGLGPIGLLLDRIQQPGMRANMRASMTRLNTLIRSETVNARG, encoded by the coding sequence ATGACCAAGTTCCACGTCACCGAACGCGCCATCATCAACGCCCCTGTAGAGCGGGTCTGGGAGGTCATCTCCCGCACCGACCGCTACGCGGAATGGGTCGCCGGCGCCATAGAGGTCACCGACCACCACGGCATCGCCACCGTCGGCAGGACCTACGCCGAACGCAACCGCACCCTCGGCCCCCTGCGCACCGACTCGGTGTGGACCGTGATGGAGATCGACCCCCTGAGGCGCCGCGTCGACACCGGGATCGGGTTCGCTCCGCTGAAGGAGGTGACCAGCATCTTCGAGTTCCTGCCGGTGCGGAGTGCGGAGGGGAGGGACGCCACGCAGATGACGTACAAGGTGGAATACGTCATCGGCCTCGGCCCGATCGGGCTCCTGCTCGACCGGATACAGCAGCCGGGCATGCGCGCGAACATGCGCGCCTCGATGACCCGCCTGAACACCCTGATTCGCTCCGAGACCGTCAACGCGCGCGGCTGA